One genomic region from Anthonomus grandis grandis chromosome 1, icAntGran1.3, whole genome shotgun sequence encodes:
- the LOC126744912 gene encoding transmembrane protein 161B, translating to MALLGTQLVVTLVMISVIQKLGPHYSFAKWLLCSTGLVRYLYPTNDELRQLANIPKEKPKNKKNGKGVSNGKLSTDLFHINRSLDVRLETAKVTYLDVIHLRYYNEYQWLVDFSVYAGIIYVITEVYHIWFPIRDEVNLSIVWCSLVVLFALKLLTSLTVQYFKGEESVGERSTCIVMAFVYLLLAMMVLIVDENTLELGLESAYTSFNQSASTFLSKQGLSSSGPASKIFIKFCIAVWCSIMGAILTFPGMRIAKMHWDLLRYFHESKLKQILLNFTFALPFLLVILWIKPVTKDYFTVRIFSGRTEPLMTEYAFEIARILAILLTVVIKICLMPWYLQAYLDMAYHRTEEQKKEAGRITNVEFQKKVEAVFYYLCVVALQYLAPLIMCLFLTCMYKTLSEFQWGWLLKNPIIEELNVQPKKYGSEPIDDFFLTLESLKSVFAANVLKGVFSFATWWSCFVYFATTSVGLVYQSYFSVV from the exons ATG GCGTTACTGGGAACTCAACTGGTAGTCACCCTTGTAATGATAAGTGTGATACAAAAACTCGGGCCCCATTATTCATTTGCCAAATGGCTTCTGTGCTCCACTGGGCTGGTGCGTTATCTTTACCCTACCAATGATGAGCTTCGCCAACTAGCCAATATACcaaaagaaaaaccaaaaaataagaaaaatggtAAAGGGGTTTCCAATGGAAAACTTTCTACAGACTTGTTTCATATAAATAGGTCTTTGGATGTCCGGTTGGAGACTGCTAAAGTGACTTATTTAGATGTTATTCACTTAAGGTACTATAATGAGTATCAGTGGCTAGTAGACTTTTCTGTGTATGCTGGGATTATTTATGTGATCACTGAG gtgTATCACATATGGTTTCCCATTAGGGACGAGGTGAATTTGAGTATAGTTTGGTGTTCCCTGGTGGTGCTTTTTGCCTT AAAGCTTTTAACAAGTCTTACAGTTCAATACTTTAAAGGAGAAGAGTCAGTGGGTGAAAGGTCAACATGTATAGTAATGGCctttgtttatttactgttgGCCATGATGGTTCTAATTGTGGATGAAAACACTTTGGAGCTGGGGCTGGAAAGTGCTTATACCAGTTTTAATCAGAGTGCTTCCACTTTTTTGAGTAAACAAGGACTGAGTTCTTC aGGTCCAGCatctaaaatattcattaaattctGCATAGCAGTGTGGTGTTCAATAATGGGAGCAATTCTCACATTTCCCGGAATGAGAATAGCCAAAATGCATTGGGACcttttaag GTACTTTCATGAGAGCAAACTGAAACAAATCCTGCTGAATTTCACTTTTGCTTTACCATTTTTATTGGTGATCTTATGGATTAAACCGGTTACCAAAGATTATTTTACTGTGAGGATATTTTCTGGCAGGACTGAGCCACT aatgaccGAATATGCCTTTGAAATTGCCAGAATTCTGGCAATACTCCTTACTGTTGTGATAAAAATTTGCCTGATGCCATGGTACCTTCAGGCTTATTTGGATATGGCATATCATAGAACGGAAGAGCAGAAAAAGGAGGCGGGAAGGATAACAAATGTGGAATTTCAAAAGAAG GTAGAAGCAGTTTTTTACTACTTATGCGTGGTAGCTCTCCAATATTTGGCCCCACTAATAATGTGCCTTTTCCTCACCTGTATGTACAAAACGCTGAGTGAGTTTCAGTGGGGTTGGCTGCTAAAGAATCCGATTATCGAGGAACTCAACGTGCAACCAAAGAAATACGGATCGGAGCCCATTGACGACTTCTTTTTGACCCTGGAAAGCTTAAAATCG GTATTCGCAGCGAACGTGTTAAAAGGGGTGTTTTCCTTCGCGACCTGGTGGAGCTGTTTCGTATATTTTGCCACCACCTCCGTGGGTCTAGTTTACCAGTCTTATTTCTCTGTTGTTTAA